The region CTCGCCCTCACGGCCTGCACCACGGCACCCCAGGAGGAGGACACCTCGCCACGCGAAGAACCGTCGCCGTCCGAGCCGCCCTTCGAGCCGGTCCTGGCCCCGCGCCTGCTCGCGGAGATGGACCTGGACGCCAAGATCGGCCAGCTCCTGGTGCTCACCGCCCAGGGCACGACGGCCGCCGACAACGCCGCCCAGATCGAGGCGTACCGCCCTGGCGGCATCATCTACTTCGACGCCAACCTCACCGGCGCCGCCCAGATCGCCGAGTTCTCCAACGGGGTCCAGGAGCTCTCCCCGACCCCGCTGTTCGTCGGCGTGGACCAGGAGCAGGGGCTCGTGGTGCGGCTGCCGGTCGGCACCCGCTTCCCCGACGCCATGGCCGTCGGCGCCACCCGCGACCCCGAGCTGGCGGCGCTACGCGCCACGACGACCGCCACCGAGCTGGCCGCCCTGGGGATCAACCTCAACTACGCGCCCGACGCCGACGTCAACACCGACCCGGCCAACCCGGTGATCGGCATCCGCTCGTTCGGCTCCGAGCCCGACCTGGTCTCCGAGATGGCGCTCGCCGAGGCCGACGCCTACGCCGGGCAGGGGATCGTCCCCGTCGTCAAGCACTTCCCGGGGCACGGCGACACCGACGTGGACAGCCACACCGGGCTGCCCGTCATCGACCTGCCGCGCGACCGGTGGGAGGCCGAGCACCTGCCGCCGTTCCGCGCCGCGGTCGAGGCGGGCGTGGACGCGGTCATGACCGCCCACGTGCTCATGCCGCAGCTGGACCCGGACGAGCCCGCCACCCTGTCGTCGGAGATCATCGGCGGCATCCTGCGCGACGAGCTCGGCTACGAGGGCGTGGTCACCACCGACGCCCTCAACATGGAGGGCGTGCGGCAGCGCCACTCCGACGGGGAGAACGCGGTCCTGGCCCTGGAGGCGGGCGTGGACCAGCTACTGATGCCGCCGGACCCCGCCGCCGCGGTCGCCGCGATCAAGGCGGCCGTCGAGGAGGGGCGCCTCACCGAGGAGCGCATCGACGAATCCGTGCTGCGCGTCCTCTCCCTCAAGGAGAAGCGCGGCATCCTGGAGGCGGACCCGGTCGATCCGGCGGCGGCCGAGGAGGCCGTGTCCGACCCGGAGCACGCCGAGGCCGCCCAGCGCGTGGCGGACGCCTCCGCCACCGTGCTGCGCAACACCGACGGGGTCCTCCCGCTCGCCCCCGGCGCCCGGGTGCGCGTCGAGGGCACCAATGCCGACCGGCTCGCCGCCGCGCTCACCGAGGCGGGGCTCGAAGTCGTCACCGGTGACGCCGACGCGGTGATCGTGGGCACCAACACGGCGCCGGTCGGACGCTCCACGGCGCCCACCGTCGCCGTGTCCCAGGGCGGACCGTATTCGCTGGCCTCCTCGGACGTGGACGGGTTCGTCGCCGTCTACTCCGCCGTCGACGCGTCCCTGGCGGCCGCCGCCCGGGTCATCGCGGGGGAGGTGGAGCCCACTGGGACGCTCCCGGTGTCGATCCCCGACACGGCCGAGTTCGGCGCGGGCCTGTCCTACTAGGGGCCGGGGCGAGCGATCGGGCGGAAGGGTTGAAACGGGCGGGGAACGGGAAGAACCGTTGCCCGCCCGATCCCGGGCATCCGAGGTCGGGTGATACGACGACACGGATGGAGGGGATCGGATGGACGGCATCCGCCGAGGAGTCATCTCCGACTGGGGAGGCGTGCTCACACCCCCGCTCCCGGACGGGATCCGGGCCTGGCTGGCCGCCGACCGGATCGACGCCGCGCACTACTACGAGGTCATGACCCCGTACTTCGACGGCAGCCTGGTCGACGACAACCCCGTGCACGCGCTGGAGCGCGGGGAGATCGACACCGCGCTCTTCGAGCGCGACCTGGCGTCGCTGCTGCGCTCCACCCACGGGGGACCGGTGATCGCCGAAGGCCTGATCGAGCGCATGTTCGCCTCCTTCGCCCCGGTTCACGACATGTACGAGGCGCTCCGCGACGCCCGCCGTTCGGGCGCGAGCACGGCGCTCCTGTCCAACTCGTGGGGGAACGGCTACCCGCGCGAGCACTTCGTCACCACCTTCGACGAGGTGGTCATCTCCGGCGAGGTGGGAATGCGCAAGCCGGAACCGCGCATCTACCTGCACACCTGCCAACGGATGGGGCTGCGGCCCCAGGAGTGCGTGTTCATCGACGACCTGGAGCACAACGTCCGTACGGCCGAGGAGCTCGGGATGACCGGCATCCTGCACACCGACGTGGCGACGACCACGCGCGAACTGCGGAGCTTCCTCACGGCGGACCGCGAAGCCGCCTGACGGGTGCGGCAGACTTCAGGGTGACCGTCCC is a window of Nocardiopsis changdeensis DNA encoding:
- a CDS encoding glycoside hydrolase family 3 protein, which encodes MRSPVTRVLACAGIALLALTACTTAPQEEDTSPREEPSPSEPPFEPVLAPRLLAEMDLDAKIGQLLVLTAQGTTAADNAAQIEAYRPGGIIYFDANLTGAAQIAEFSNGVQELSPTPLFVGVDQEQGLVVRLPVGTRFPDAMAVGATRDPELAALRATTTATELAALGINLNYAPDADVNTDPANPVIGIRSFGSEPDLVSEMALAEADAYAGQGIVPVVKHFPGHGDTDVDSHTGLPVIDLPRDRWEAEHLPPFRAAVEAGVDAVMTAHVLMPQLDPDEPATLSSEIIGGILRDELGYEGVVTTDALNMEGVRQRHSDGENAVLALEAGVDQLLMPPDPAAAVAAIKAAVEEGRLTEERIDESVLRVLSLKEKRGILEADPVDPAAAEEAVSDPEHAEAAQRVADASATVLRNTDGVLPLAPGARVRVEGTNADRLAAALTEAGLEVVTGDADAVIVGTNTAPVGRSTAPTVAVSQGGPYSLASSDVDGFVAVYSAVDASLAAAARVIAGEVEPTGTLPVSIPDTAEFGAGLSY
- a CDS encoding HAD family hydrolase, whose protein sequence is MDGIRRGVISDWGGVLTPPLPDGIRAWLAADRIDAAHYYEVMTPYFDGSLVDDNPVHALERGEIDTALFERDLASLLRSTHGGPVIAEGLIERMFASFAPVHDMYEALRDARRSGASTALLSNSWGNGYPREHFVTTFDEVVISGEVGMRKPEPRIYLHTCQRMGLRPQECVFIDDLEHNVRTAEELGMTGILHTDVATTTRELRSFLTADREAA